CGTCACAAACGTCGGTCGCCCGGTTTCGTTATCGACGTAGACCTGTCCGACGGACCCAATCTTCTTGTTCTCGCTGTCGTAGACGGTGGAGTTCTCGAGCGCCTGGAGATCGTTCTTGTCATCGCCCATGTGATATCTCGCTTCCTTGCTCATCACCGCCCTCTGGCCGGACGGTCTGCCTTCCCGAATGCCGGGTCTGGCCACCGTATCGCCGTGAGCTTACAATGTAAACACGGCGCGTGGAACTCGGTCGGGGTGTGCCCCGAGCGCGTCGCCAGGAGCCGTCAATGCCTCGGCTGCTCACCCCCTACGTTGTAAGGTTGTACGTTGTAAGGTTGAACGCATCATCCCCGGTGGGTTAGGTCGTCCGGGGCTCTCGTCCCCCCGATGTGCGGACGGTTCGTCGTTGCCCGGCGTGATCCTCGGGCGTACGTCCCGGCGATCCGGAACTCATCGTGGAACGGGCGTCCTTGGAGCCGCTCGCCTCGTCCGAGAGAAAGAGAGTCCCCATGAGTCATCCGGAATCCTCATCGCAGCCATCGCCGGCCGAACTCATCAGCCGTCTGTCGGAGCAGACTTCGCGCCTCGTGCGCGAGGAGTTCAAGCTCGCACGCGCCGAGATGACCGCTACGGCCAAGCAGGGAGGGGTCGGCGCTGGGCTTCTCGGCGCCGGCGGCGTGCTCGCCGCCTACGGCTTCGCGGCGCTGATCGCGACTGCCATCATCGCCCTTGCCCTTGTGCTCCCGGCATGGGCGGCAGCACTGATCGTCACGGCCGTCCTGTTCATCGCGGCGGCCATCGCGGCCCTCGTCGGCAAGAAGAAGGTCCAGGACCTTTCCCTCGCCCCCGAGCGCACAATCGACAGCCTGCAGGAAGACGTCGCCGAAGTGAAGGGAAACACACACCATGAGCATGCCTGATCCCCAGCATCCCGAGCCCGACGCCGACGCTTCGCCCGAGGAGCTCGAGGCCGATATCGCCCGTACCCGTGAGGAGCTCGGCAAGACCGTTGAGCAGCTGACCTCCGCTCTTGATGTCAAGACGCAGGCCAAGCAGCAGGTCGGCCAGGCCACCGAACGAGCTCGTCGGCAGCTCGACGACGTGAAGGATCGAGCCGCACAACAGTTCTCGGCGGCCCGCGACGCGGTCACCGACGACGACGGTCAGCTCAATCGCAACGGTTGGATCGCCGCCTCCGTGGCCGGTGCCGGGGTCGCCCTCGGGATCTACCTGATCATCCACGCGGCCCGCCGCTGAGGCCACGGGGACCCCGTCGACAACGAAAGGCATCGCATGTCCAAGAATGAGTCCACCAGCACGTCTGCCAAGATCCTCTACCGCCCAATCGGCATGCTCGGCGGCCTCGTGAGCGGAGCGATCGCCGGGGTCATCTTTAAGCAGGCGTGGAAGCTCCTCACCCCACAATCCAGGAGCAACGAAGCCCCCAAAGCGTTGAAGTCAGACTTCAACCTCGGCCAGGTACTTCTCGCAGCCGCGCTGCAGGGTGCGATCTTCGCCTTCGTCAAGGCGCTCGTCGACCGCGGAGGTGCGCGAGGGTTCCAGCGCGTGTTCGGAGAATGGCCCGGAAACTGACGACCTGGACCCCGCCCCGCGAGGGACGCCCCTGAGCCCGGCCGGGCTCAGGGGCGTCCCTCGTCCACCCGCCGTGGTGCGCGGGGGTCACGCGTCCATGTCGCCTTTCTCTTGGCTGCGGCCCGCGGTCTCCCGCAGCCGGCGCGCCCGCTCGACGTCCTCGGCGAACTTCCGCTCGC
This genomic interval from Brachybacterium aquaticum contains the following:
- a CDS encoding phage holin family protein encodes the protein MSHPESSSQPSPAELISRLSEQTSRLVREEFKLARAEMTATAKQGGVGAGLLGAGGVLAAYGFAALIATAIIALALVLPAWAAALIVTAVLFIAAAIAALVGKKKVQDLSLAPERTIDSLQEDVAEVKGNTHHEHA
- a CDS encoding DUF3618 domain-containing protein, with the translated sequence MSMPDPQHPEPDADASPEELEADIARTREELGKTVEQLTSALDVKTQAKQQVGQATERARRQLDDVKDRAAQQFSAARDAVTDDDGQLNRNGWIAASVAGAGVALGIYLIIHAARR
- a CDS encoding DUF4235 domain-containing protein, giving the protein MSKNESTSTSAKILYRPIGMLGGLVSGAIAGVIFKQAWKLLTPQSRSNEAPKALKSDFNLGQVLLAAALQGAIFAFVKALVDRGGARGFQRVFGEWPGN